The proteins below are encoded in one region of Neofelis nebulosa isolate mNeoNeb1 chromosome 17, mNeoNeb1.pri, whole genome shotgun sequence:
- the SYCE1L gene encoding synaptonemal complex central element protein 1-like isoform X1, translating into MAGKLEPLAMEPPEVVEETEEAEGQTKPLKVPEDLLAMVKKLHKEGSLEPQIEDLINRINELQQAKKKSSEEMVEAQALWESLHRELDSLNGEKVHLEEVLSKKQEALGILQLHCQRKESGAQRKNMLQECTEQISVRNCQVTESCGQRKLGVQVEEQLENLMSQHKDLWELHMLKQRLTWEIRALQSSKEQLLTEEKLALDKLREVERRLRSPPEVGGARMVNDGLPAEVEILEGQETAPNRCPPKDAACKGEAGPERPSARSEDLEPPPDP; encoded by the exons GGCAGACCAAGCCTTTGAAGGTGCCTGAAGACTTGCTGGCAATGGTGAAAAAGCTGCACAAAG AGGGAAGTCTGGAGCCACAGATTGAAGACCTGATTAACCGGATTAATGAGCTTCAGCAAG caaagaagaaatccagtgaggaaatggtaGAGGCCCAAGCTCTCTGGGAGAGCCTGCACAGGGAACTGGACTCCT TGAATGGAGAGAAAGTTCACCTAGAGGAGGTCTTGAGCAAAAAGCAAG AGGCACTGGGGATCCTCCAGCTGCACTGCCAGAGGAAGGAAAGTGGAGCTCAGAG GAAGAACATGTTGCAGGAGTGCACAGAGCAAATTTCTGTCCGTAACTGTCAGGTTACAGAGAGTTGCGGGCAGAGGAAGCTGGG GGTTCAGGTTGAAGAACAGCTGGAGAATTTGATGAGCCAGCACAAGGACCTCTGGGAATTGCAC ATGTTGAAGCAGCGATTGACCTGGGAGATACGTGCCCTGCAGAGCAGCAAGGAGCAGCTGCTCACTGAAG AGAAACTGGCCCTGGACAAGCTGCGGGAGGTGGAGCGGAGGCTGCGCTCGCCACCCGAGGTCGGGGGCGCCCGGATGGTGAACGACGG GCTGCCGGCGGAGGTGGAGATACTCGAGGGGCAGGAGACTGCCCCAAACCGTTGCCCCCCAAAGGACGCGGCCTGCAAAGGAGAG GCCGGCCCCGAGCGCCCCAGCGCCCGCAGCGAGGACCTGGAGCCGCCCCCAGACCCATAg
- the SYCE1L gene encoding synaptonemal complex central element protein 1-like isoform X3 — MAGKLEPLAMEPPEVVEETEEAEGQTKPLKVPEDLLAMVKKLHKEGSLEPQIEDLINRINELQQAKKKSSEEMVEAQALWESLHRELDSLNGEKVHLEEVLSKKQEALGILQLHCQRKESGAQRVQVEEQLENLMSQHKDLWELHMLKQRLTWEIRALQSSKEQLLTEEKLALDKLREVERRLRSPPEVGGARMVNDGLPAEVEILEGQETAPNRCPPKDAACKGEAGPERPSARSEDLEPPPDP, encoded by the exons GGCAGACCAAGCCTTTGAAGGTGCCTGAAGACTTGCTGGCAATGGTGAAAAAGCTGCACAAAG AGGGAAGTCTGGAGCCACAGATTGAAGACCTGATTAACCGGATTAATGAGCTTCAGCAAG caaagaagaaatccagtgaggaaatggtaGAGGCCCAAGCTCTCTGGGAGAGCCTGCACAGGGAACTGGACTCCT TGAATGGAGAGAAAGTTCACCTAGAGGAGGTCTTGAGCAAAAAGCAAG AGGCACTGGGGATCCTCCAGCTGCACTGCCAGAGGAAGGAAAGTGGAGCTCAGAG GGTTCAGGTTGAAGAACAGCTGGAGAATTTGATGAGCCAGCACAAGGACCTCTGGGAATTGCAC ATGTTGAAGCAGCGATTGACCTGGGAGATACGTGCCCTGCAGAGCAGCAAGGAGCAGCTGCTCACTGAAG AGAAACTGGCCCTGGACAAGCTGCGGGAGGTGGAGCGGAGGCTGCGCTCGCCACCCGAGGTCGGGGGCGCCCGGATGGTGAACGACGG GCTGCCGGCGGAGGTGGAGATACTCGAGGGGCAGGAGACTGCCCCAAACCGTTGCCCCCCAAAGGACGCGGCCTGCAAAGGAGAG GCCGGCCCCGAGCGCCCCAGCGCCCGCAGCGAGGACCTGGAGCCGCCCCCAGACCCATAg
- the SYCE1L gene encoding synaptonemal complex central element protein 1-like isoform X4 yields MAGKLEPLAMEPPEVVEETEEAEGQTKPLKVPEDLLAMVKKLHKEGSLEPQIEDLINRINELQQAKKKSSEEMVEAQALWESLHRELDSLNGEKVHLEEVLSKKQEALGILQLHCQRKESGAQRVQVEEQLENLMSQHKDLWELHVSHPHCLQPKPFLSWLLCPHRLARCPPTAQPQLHEIVLVSFLPLTHLVTPPAFTLNLVTSYHPALPCLASMARPVAVAFAEHSAYFLLT; encoded by the exons GGCAGACCAAGCCTTTGAAGGTGCCTGAAGACTTGCTGGCAATGGTGAAAAAGCTGCACAAAG AGGGAAGTCTGGAGCCACAGATTGAAGACCTGATTAACCGGATTAATGAGCTTCAGCAAG caaagaagaaatccagtgaggaaatggtaGAGGCCCAAGCTCTCTGGGAGAGCCTGCACAGGGAACTGGACTCCT TGAATGGAGAGAAAGTTCACCTAGAGGAGGTCTTGAGCAAAAAGCAAG AGGCACTGGGGATCCTCCAGCTGCACTGCCAGAGGAAGGAAAGTGGAGCTCAGAG GGTTCAGGTTGAAGAACAGCTGGAGAATTTGATGAGCCAGCACAAGGACCTCTGGGAATTGCACGTGAGCCATCCTCATTGCCTCCAACCAAAGCCCTtcctctcctggcttctgtgTCCCCACAGACTGGCTCGGTGCCCACCCACTGCTCAGCCCCAACTCCATGAGATAGTCcttgtctcctttcttcctcttaccCACCTAGTCACCCCTCCCGCTTTTACCTTAAATCTAGTCACCTCTTACCATCCCGCATTGCCATGTCTAGCATCTATGGCCCGGCCTGTTGCAGTAGCCTTTGCCGAGCATTCTGCTTACTTCCTGCTCACCTAG
- the SYCE1L gene encoding synaptonemal complex central element protein 1-like isoform X2, producing MAGKLEPLAMEPPEVVEETEEAEEGSLEPQIEDLINRINELQQAKKKSSEEMVEAQALWESLHRELDSLNGEKVHLEEVLSKKQEALGILQLHCQRKESGAQRKNMLQECTEQISVRNCQVTESCGQRKLGVQVEEQLENLMSQHKDLWELHMLKQRLTWEIRALQSSKEQLLTEEKLALDKLREVERRLRSPPEVGGARMVNDGLPAEVEILEGQETAPNRCPPKDAACKGEAGPERPSARSEDLEPPPDP from the exons AGGGAAGTCTGGAGCCACAGATTGAAGACCTGATTAACCGGATTAATGAGCTTCAGCAAG caaagaagaaatccagtgaggaaatggtaGAGGCCCAAGCTCTCTGGGAGAGCCTGCACAGGGAACTGGACTCCT TGAATGGAGAGAAAGTTCACCTAGAGGAGGTCTTGAGCAAAAAGCAAG AGGCACTGGGGATCCTCCAGCTGCACTGCCAGAGGAAGGAAAGTGGAGCTCAGAG GAAGAACATGTTGCAGGAGTGCACAGAGCAAATTTCTGTCCGTAACTGTCAGGTTACAGAGAGTTGCGGGCAGAGGAAGCTGGG GGTTCAGGTTGAAGAACAGCTGGAGAATTTGATGAGCCAGCACAAGGACCTCTGGGAATTGCAC ATGTTGAAGCAGCGATTGACCTGGGAGATACGTGCCCTGCAGAGCAGCAAGGAGCAGCTGCTCACTGAAG AGAAACTGGCCCTGGACAAGCTGCGGGAGGTGGAGCGGAGGCTGCGCTCGCCACCCGAGGTCGGGGGCGCCCGGATGGTGAACGACGG GCTGCCGGCGGAGGTGGAGATACTCGAGGGGCAGGAGACTGCCCCAAACCGTTGCCCCCCAAAGGACGCGGCCTGCAAAGGAGAG GCCGGCCCCGAGCGCCCCAGCGCCCGCAGCGAGGACCTGGAGCCGCCCCCAGACCCATAg